In Musa acuminata AAA Group cultivar baxijiao chromosome BXJ2-10, Cavendish_Baxijiao_AAA, whole genome shotgun sequence, a genomic segment contains:
- the LOC103969362 gene encoding superoxide dismutase [Fe] 2, chloroplastic translates to MAMALPLAYASSVVHPFEAGRLSFSTKATKHKKQIYQFRNVTKVLAYYGLTNPPYKLDALEPYMSRRTLELHWGNIHRGYSDSLNKQLANSPLYGCTMEELIKTTFNNGNPLPEYNNAAEVWNHDFFWESMQPNGGRLPWGGVLDQIEKDFGSFSNFRDEFVHSAMMLFGSGWVWLVLKTNERRLSIVRTSNALCPLVWGDIPIISLDMWEHAYYLDYKDDVSKYVNNFMDHLISWHSATARMVRAEAFVNLGEPKIPVA, encoded by the exons ATGGCCATGGCGCTCCCCCTCGCCTATGCGTCCTCCGTCGTGCATCCTTT TGAAGCAGGAAGGCTATCTTTCAGCACCAAGGCCACCAAG CATAAGAAACAGATATATCAGTTCCGAAACGTTACAAAGGTTCTGGCATACTATGGCCTAACAAACCCTCCGTATAAACTA GATGCATTGGAACCATACATGAGCAGGAGGACGCTGGAACTGCACTGGGGCAATATTCATCGAGGTTATTCAGATAGCTTGAATAAGCAGCTTGCTAACAGCCCATTGTATGGTTGCACAATGGAGGAGCTTATTAAAACCACATTCAACAATGGCAACCCATTACCAGAATATAATAATGCTGCCGAG GTTTGGAACCATGATTTCTTCTGGGAATCAATGCAACCTAATGGTGGAAGGTTGCCATGGGGAGGTGTGCTTGACCAGATTGAAAAGGACTTTGGTTCATTCTCTAACTTCCGAGATGAATTTGTACATTCAGCTATGATGCTTTTCGGATCTGGCTGGGTGTGGCTTGTCT TGAAAACCAATGAAAGAAGACTTTCGATAGTTAGAACATCAAATGCACTTTGTCCACTTGTTTGGGGTGATATT CCAATCATCAGCCTGGACATGTGGGAG CATGCATATTACTTGGACTACAAG GATGACGTGAGCAAATATGTTAATAACTTCATGGACCATCTTATCTCCTGGCATTCAGCCACAGCACGTATGGTTCGTGCTGAGGCTTTTGTAAATCTTGGAGAGCCAAAGATTCCAGTTGCATGA